One region of Syntrophobacter fumaroxidans MPOB genomic DNA includes:
- a CDS encoding AzlC family ABC transporter permease produces MKDFRKIFVAGIKAAWPICLGYFPIGLAFGVLARKAGIEPLYIGAMSLLVFAGSAQFIAVSMLSAGTDPVSIVLTTFVVNLRHILMSSSLSVYFQHCSRKFISLTAYGVTDESFAVNQTRFRSGSWTPGEALAVNQVSNAAWVSSTILGGYCGELIPEGSFGIDYALSAMFISLLVLQLRGRLYILTALISGSLAVLLAVLLPGNIHVMAASLVAATFGFVLRRQASRRVKDTHA; encoded by the coding sequence ATGAAAGATTTCCGGAAGATATTCGTTGCGGGGATAAAGGCCGCGTGGCCCATTTGCCTGGGTTACTTCCCCATCGGCCTGGCCTTCGGCGTGCTGGCCCGGAAAGCCGGGATCGAGCCTCTGTATATCGGCGCGATGTCCCTGCTCGTGTTTGCCGGGAGCGCCCAGTTCATCGCGGTTTCCATGCTGAGCGCAGGGACCGACCCGGTCTCGATCGTCCTGACCACCTTTGTCGTCAATCTGCGGCATATCCTCATGAGCTCCTCGCTGTCGGTGTATTTCCAGCACTGCAGCCGGAAGTTTATCTCTTTGACCGCTTATGGAGTCACCGACGAGAGCTTCGCCGTCAATCAAACCCGTTTCAGAAGCGGCTCATGGACACCGGGCGAAGCGCTCGCCGTCAACCAGGTTTCGAATGCGGCCTGGGTTTCGAGCACCATTCTCGGCGGGTACTGCGGAGAATTGATCCCCGAAGGAAGCTTCGGCATCGACTATGCCCTCAGCGCCATGTTCATCTCGCTCCTGGTGCTTCAGTTGAGAGGGCGCCTCTACATCCTGACGGCCCTGATCTCGGGATCGCTGGCTGTCCTGCTGGCGGTGCTGCTGCCCGGCAATATCCACGTGATGGCGGCCTCCCTTGTCGCGGCCACCTTCGGGTTTGTGCTGAGAAGACAGGCGTCGCGGAGGGTAAAAGACACCCATGCCTGA
- a CDS encoding AzlD domain-containing protein translates to MPETEYLLLVAGMGLVTYLLRWVPLFFFSRMVLPRGLVEWLDLIPVSIMSALVFPDLLTSGAPKHLDLFQVKSIVAVPTLLFAFKTKSPGGTVLVGMLLYWLAGRL, encoded by the coding sequence ATGCCTGAAACCGAATACCTCCTCCTGGTTGCCGGCATGGGACTGGTGACCTACCTGCTTCGCTGGGTGCCGCTCTTCTTCTTCTCGCGAATGGTCCTGCCCCGCGGGCTGGTGGAGTGGCTGGACCTGATCCCGGTTTCCATCATGAGTGCGCTGGTCTTCCCGGACCTTCTGACCTCGGGGGCTCCGAAACATCTCGATCTCTTCCAGGTGAAATCCATCGTGGCCGTTCCCACCCTGCTTTTTGCTTTCAAGACGAAGTCCCCGGGAGGAACCGTCCTGGTCGGCATGCTTCTGTACTGGCTGGCGGGGAGACTTTGA
- the nadC gene encoding carboxylating nicotinate-nucleotide diphosphorylase: protein MDQLDVLLRMALVEDVGHGDVTTEGTIDAGLTGRAVVFGREPLVLSGSDPFRRTFRLVDPQVRVESLFSDGEEVPADVPFFRMEGSVRSLLTAERTALNLLQRLSGVATLTRRMVNALAGTSCRLLDTRKTTPLWRVLEKAAVRHGGGSNHRFGLFDGVLIKDNHVAAVGGVREAVRRARRSAPHGLKIEVEVETLEQLEEALQAGADIILLDNFTLDLLQRAVAINAGRALLEASGGVTLERVRVIAETGVDFVSCGALTHSAPAVDITMEYSS, encoded by the coding sequence ATGGATCAACTGGATGTCCTGCTTCGAATGGCGCTGGTCGAGGACGTGGGGCACGGCGACGTGACCACCGAGGGCACGATCGATGCGGGGCTCACGGGACGGGCCGTCGTCTTCGGGCGCGAACCTTTGGTGCTCTCGGGGTCCGATCCTTTCAGGAGAACATTTCGCCTGGTGGATCCGCAGGTGCGCGTCGAATCCCTTTTTTCCGACGGGGAAGAGGTTCCGGCCGATGTCCCGTTCTTCAGGATGGAAGGCAGCGTACGCTCGCTGCTGACGGCGGAACGCACGGCGCTCAACCTGCTGCAGAGGCTTTCGGGTGTGGCCACCTTGACGCGCCGAATGGTGAACGCTCTGGCCGGAACGTCCTGTCGCCTGCTCGATACGCGCAAGACCACACCGCTGTGGCGTGTCCTGGAGAAAGCCGCGGTCCGACACGGCGGCGGCTCGAACCACCGCTTCGGTCTCTTTGACGGGGTTCTGATCAAGGACAACCATGTGGCCGCGGTCGGCGGGGTGCGCGAGGCGGTTCGCAGGGCACGCCGCTCGGCGCCGCACGGGCTCAAAATCGAGGTGGAGGTGGAAACCCTGGAACAGCTCGAGGAAGCCCTGCAGGCCGGGGCCGATATCATTTTGCTGGACAACTTCACCCTCGATTTGCTCCAGCGCGCCGTCGCAATCAACGCAGGCCGCGCGTTGCTGGAAGCCTCCGGCGGGGTCACGCTCGAACGCGTTCGCGTTATCGCCGAAACCGGCGTGGATTTCGTGAGTTGCGGGGCGCTGACCCATTCCGCACCGGCCGTCGATATCACCATGGAATACTCCTCGTAG